From the genome of Bremerella sp. JC817:
CAAAGTCGCGCCACCGCCAACCAGGAGCAGGGCACGCAAGAAGAACGGAATCGGCAAGTGACTGATACCAATCAGCACACCGCCCAGACCCCAAATCCAGGCCGTTCCGATCCAGCCCACCACCTGGATACATGCCACGAGTGAAAGCAGCAAGAAGCCGGGGAGACGCATGCTCAGAGGCAAAATCGCATAAAGAACAAAGCCCCCCAGCACCAGGTAAAGCAGTTCGGCCAGGCCCCGTCCCTTTTCAATTTCAAACTCGCGGACGACCAGCACGATCAGCAGCAGTTGAAACAGAATCAGCAGCAAGGGACGCGAGGCATAGCGCCCGTTGCCGTTGGTAGCGATCTCTGAAATGCGGTCCGAAGTGGTTTTTTGCGTCATGAAGCGGGCGTCGGTCTTCTGGCGAAAGTGCTTCTCGCAAGCGAATCGATACGATGGTTTTTCGGCACGAGACTGCGAATCAGTCTATATCGCGCCCAAGGTTTTACCAGGGGCGATGTAGTAATACGCGCAGGTCTGCGGAAGACATCCTCTTGCTGAAGAAGCAGTTACGCGACCTCACAATGGCATCCTTGTTGTCGGAAACCATGCTGCGCTATAATCTACAACTCGCCCAGGCCCGTTCGCGTTCCTTTCTCTGAAAACAGAAGCCCATGACCGCTGCTGCCGAGCCGTCGAACCCGAATCCTCGTTCTGCCGAAGAGATTCGTCAGTGGGTAGCGACATATTTGGCCAAGCACCTTCAGGTCGAGCCGGCGAAGATCCGCTTCGATGAAAAGCTGATGGATGTCGGGCTCGACTCCATGCAATTTCTCGTGCTGGTCGGGGAACTCGAGAAATGGCTCGGTTGCCAGTTCGTCGACCCCTGGATCGACGATTTCACGATCGATACCTTGGCCCAGTTTCTCGCCGAGCAGGTCGCCCAAGGGAAAACGAAGATCAATCCAGCCGATCGCAATTAGGCAGCGATCTACTGGGATTTGCTGCCAGAGGCTCCTACTTCCGCAGCACAGGATTCAAGGTTGGCAAACGACTTGCCATCATTTCTTGGCAGAAGCTCAGACGCACGCGAACGGTCGTGACGGTTGTCTTGATTAGCCGATGCGCTTACCCACATCCGCCGGCTCGAGCGATGTACATGGTGCAACGCCCTTTGCGCCAACGCCGAAAGCAGAACCTGACAGGGAAGGATCGATCGGCACACATAAGTCTTGAGGTGGACATTCGACCGCCAGGGCATCGACGTGGATCTTCAGGGGTAGCAGAAGATGAGACGCTGGTTTCAATGCGGCATCGTTTCAGCCGCGGTGGGGATGTTGTTTCTCGCCGGGGCGGATGCGCTGCTGGGGCAAGGCATCATGCAGCCGTCGCAACCTCTCCGAGCGATTGATGCGGAACTGAGTGCCGAGATCGATGCGTTGTACCAGCGAATCACCGAGTTGGAAGCAAGGATCGCCGAGTCGCATCCCGACCCGGGCCCGATCGAACCGATCGAGTTCTATCCTTGTGTCTCGCCAGAGCCTCCGGTCTGTCCTTTCTCGAAGTGTGTCGGCTACGACAATGGTTTTTATCTTCGCACGTGCGATAAGAACTACTCGCTCAAGATTCGCGGGCTGCTCCAGTTCCGGCAATACTCGGACTGGCGAAACGTTACTACCGGCGACGATTTCGAGTCCGGCTTTGTGATCGAACGAGCTCCGATCTTGTTCTCGGGCAACTTCATCACGCCGCAACTGAAGTATTGGTACATCTTGCAAGCCAGCCGAGCCAGTGGCACCGAGTTCCTGGAAGAAGGCAAGATCATCTACGAGTTCGACAACGGACTGGTGCTGCAAGCAGGACGCTTTCGCGACCCAGGCTTCCTGCGAGAAATGGAAGTCAGCTATACCCGGCAGCTTGGTGTCGAGCGTTCGTACTACAACAGCGTGTTCGCTTCCGGCGTGCTGGAAGGGATGTCGTTGTCGAAGCAAAACGAAGGTTACCGCTGGATGGCCTTTTTGAACGACGGTCGCAACTCCGGTTCCTCCGCCGTGAACAAAGACTTTTATCAGGATTACACCGACATTGCTTTGTCGGCCAGCTTCGACATCAAGTTCTTCGGCGAGTGGGCCCAGTATGGCGACTTCACTTCGTGGCCCGACGAAGGACCGGCGTTGTTTCTTCGCACCTCGATGTTCTGGGAAGCAGGCGAACATGGCGACTCGGTGCCGGCGAATAATCAGTCCGGTTTCATTTCCTACGCCGGAGAGCTGACGTACGAGAACCATGGCTTTGCGGCGTTCGGTTCGCTGGTCGGTCGCCACTCGAAGAACGATGGGCCTGAGATCAATCAGTATGGTGGTCTCTGTCAGATCTCGTACCAGGTAATCCCCAATCACTTCGAGCCATTCGCCCGATACGAACATATCTGGTTCGATGGCTATACCGATGTCGGATACAACCTGATGCCGGTGAATCAAAGTACGCTGAACATCATGTCGGTCGGTTTCAACTGGTACTTCCACCGTCACGGGCTGAAGTTCACGATGGAAGCGCTGCACGCCTTCGACGAGGTTCCGTTCTCGGCCCCGAACACCGGCTTCCTGCAGGATGAACCAGGCGAAAGTGGCCAGACGGTGCTGCGATCGCAGATTCAGATGTTCTTCTAAACGGCAAGCGAGCCGGATCTGACTTCTGTGTGGGGGTAAGCCCTGGAACATTTGTAGGGAATAGGCCGCTTTCTGTTTGGGGTGGGCAACTTATTCCGGCAAAGGGTGCGGTTTCGATTGAGCCAGGTGCCTAGGGGAATTAGAGTGAAATCAAACTTTTTCACTCCCCATTCTCCTAAGGGTTAGGTAATGATTCGCCGCCGCGTAGCCTTGTTTGTTTGTGCCGCTGTCTTTCTGTTGGGAACCTCCCTCGATCTGCAAGCTGGTCAGCGTTTCCGCATCCGTCGAAGTTCGACGCCTCATTACTCTTCGTATGCCGTGCCGCAAACTCGTTACGCGACGCCTGGCTACGAATACCAGACCAGTCGCTATCAGGCCCGCACCACGGCTGGTTACCTGATGCTGTTTGGCATGTAGGTCGCACCCCTTCGGTATCGATCGGCTCAAGAGAGCGAAAAACGCTGGCTGCCAGCGCCGGCGTTTCTGTCGCGTGTTCTTCCGACGTCGGTTTAAACTTTGAAGCCGCCGACCAGTTCGTCGATTTCGTGGGCATACTGGGCCAGGCTATCGCCATAGCTTCGTGTGGTTGCCGCACCCGTTGCCGTGCGACGCGTTGCTTCGTCGACGCCGTTGACGTTCTCGGTAATTTCACGACTGGCCACGGCCGAGTCGTTCACGCCAGATGAAATCGAAGTTGCCGAGGTCGCGGTCTGGTTCAAGTTCGACGAAATCTGCTTGGTCGTGAGACTCTGCTCTTCGACCGCCGTGGCGATCGAAAGGCTGGCTTCGCGAATCTGTTCAATAACATCGGTGATTGCTCCAATCGATTTCACGGCATCGGTGCTCGACGACTGGATGTCGTTGACTGTCTTACGAATGTCATCGATTGCTTCAGTCGTTTGGTGAGCCAGCTCTTTCACCTCGGTGGCCACCACGGCAAAGCCTTTTCCTGCTTCACCAGCTCGTGAGGCTTCAATGGTGGCATTCAAGGCGAGCAGGTTGGTTTGCTCGGCGATATCTTCGATCACACCCACGATCTGGCCGATTGCCGCGGCTGCGTCGCCCAGCTTGTTGATTTTCACATTACTTTCTTCAGCCAGGGTCGCCGCATTGACGGCCACCGCCGAGGCGGTCTCGGTATTCTTCGAGATGTCACCAATGGAACTGGTCAGCTCTTCGACAGCATGGCCAACTGACGATATGTTGTCGGTCAATTCGTGAATCGATTGTGCCATGTTGGTCATGGTGGTTGCCATTTCTTCCGAAGCGGCAGCCACGCTGGTGCTGCGTCCCTTCGCTTCGTTGGCACCAGTCGAAAGTTCCTCGGCGGTGGTTAGCATCTCGCTGGATGTCTTCGATAGCGACGAGGCGGTACTGGCGACTCGGCTGATGATGCCCTGCAGCTTGTCCATAAAGACATTGAACCATTTCGCCAACTCGCCGATTTCGTCTTTCGATTGAATATCGATCCGCATCGTCAGATCGCCTTCTCCCTGAGCGATATCGCGAAGCGAATCGGTCACAATGGTCAAAGGCTTCACCAGCATCTTCGAGGCGTAGGCCACAAAGATCGAAATCGCACAGACAACCACCAAGGCACCCACCACAACGTACACCAGCATCCAGTTCAACGAGCTGCGGGCGCTCATAGCCGAGGCGCGGAAGTCATCTTTGTAGGTGCTGATACCCACGACCCAGTCCCATGGCTCGTAATAGAACAGCGCCGCCAGCTTTTCGCGGGCATGCTCTTCGCCAGGGTTCTGCCAGAAGTACTCGTGGAGAACCACTTCTCCCGGCTCAGCGGCCAGCGACTTGTCGATCATTTCGCGAATGCAAGGTTTGCCTTCGGCATCGACGGTGTCGAGAATATTCTCGCCATCCCGGGCACCACCCTTCGAGACCAGATAGGTTCCCTTGTCTTTGCCGGTCCCTTTCACCACGAACACATAGCCGCTTTCGCCTAGGTGCAGCTTCTGTAAGCGTTCCGGCAAATCGGCGGCTTCCTCTTGCAGCAGGCCCACATACAACGCACCAATCACTTGGCCATCGTGATCTTTCACCGGGTGATAGGCGGTTGAGTACCACTTGTCGACCACAAATGCACGTCCGTAATAAGGTTCGCCCGAGATCAATTTCGCGACGACCGGGTTGCTCACGCCATCGGGATTCGTAGCTGGAATAAACGTGCCAATGGCGCGGTTGCCATCCTTCGCGACGACGTTGGTCGCCACGCGAAGCATGTCGCCAGATTCGTTCAAACGCTGAAAGATGGTACACGTGCCGCCAGACCATTTGGCGACTTCATCGACAAAGGGAACATGTTGATCGAGATTGCGAACCTGGCCCAACGATTGACCGTCGATGGTCATCGTCGGAAGCTCGGTGGCCTGGGTCTCGCCCGTGAATTGATTCTTGCAGGTCCATTCGACGCTCTCATCCTGTAGCGTCAGGCTCCCTTTTTGTTGCAGCAGTTCTTCGCTGAATTGAATCGTGGCGTGCAACTGCTGGCTGGTGAGGTCGTTTTGCGATTCGAGCAAAAGCCGAACGTTGCTGGCAGCGGCATTGCACTGGGTGCGTGCCATGTTCTCGGCCTCGCTCAGCACGGTCTTGTCGAGGTGAGACCCGTTGATAACGACAATCAGCACGATGATGATCGCACAGGCAATCGGCCCTGCTAAACTTACCCCGAGAATCTTCTTTCCAATACTCATCGAATCTGCCCTGCGTTCTGCATCAATTTCAGTGGTGGTTGGTCGTTCACAACGGCACTCAATGGTCGTTGCCAAAAACCTAGGTCGTGTGGCGGGCCAAAAAATGCGGTGCGTAAAGAAGGTGTCAACAGGCAGTGTCTGGCTGTCAAATCAGCCCGATTCGATCGAGGGGAATTGGCAATCTAGCAGATGGGTGTTACTTCCTTCCTGGTTTCTTGGGCTTCTGTCAATTCGGTAAGAACGGTGTGTTTTTAAATCATTAATTGATCAATAGTTACTGGGATGTTGCAGCGGGTAACTCGGTTCCCTATCGGCCGGGAATCGGAAGCGAAGCGAAGCCCGAATTAAGGTGAGGATAGCTTTGCTAGGGGAGCATGGTTTGGCTCTCAGGTACACCGTGTGGATCCCCGCAAAGGGGAGTCAGGTCGTGGTCGCTCAGCGAAGCTTGGCATTCGAATGGCCGTTGCTGCGACGCGTGGTTTGGTAATCCAGCATGTAACCCAAACGGATGAAACATCACGCTTCGCGGCACTGGGCCGTTAAGGAAAGATGAAGTCTGGCAGATAATGGCGATCTCTGGCCGGTTGCCATCACGCTTGGCCTGTTGGGGGCAAGAGACGCGATATCTCGTGGTTTATAATTAAACCGCCTAACCATGAGGTGGCTAACTTCGATTCAACCTTCAAGGGATCCAACGGACGATGCAAGCAGGTAAGTTTTTGGTGGCAGTGGCACTGGTGGGATCAAGCATGGTCGCGACGAGTGAGGCTCAAATGATCGTAGCGCACCGTGGGGCATCGTTTGATGCTCCCGAGAATACGTTGGCTTCGTTCCAGGAAGCCTGGAAGCAGAAGGCCGACGCCATCGAAGGGGACTTCTATCTGACCAAAGACGGCCACATCGTCTGCATGCACGATAAGACGACCAAGCGAACCACCGGCGGTGCCGCCGAATTGAAACCGGCCGAAGCGACACTCGAAGAACTGCGGGCACTGGAAGTGGGGGCCTGGAAGAACGACAAGTTCGCGGGCGAACGTATTCCACTGTTGGAAGAAGTCCTGGCGACCGTTCCCCAAAACGGCAAGATCCTGGTTGAGGTGAAGTGCGGTCCCGAGATCGTCGAGCCGCTGCGGGTTGGTTTGGAGAAGTCGAGCCTGAAGCCAGAGCAGATCGTCATCATCTGCTTCGACGATGAAGTGGTGAAGCAATGTCGCGAAAAGATGCCGCAGTACAAAGCAAACTGGCTGACCAGCTACAAGCAGAACGAGGCAACCGGCAAGTGGAGCCCCAGCGTTAAGTCAGTCCTCAATACGCTTCGGGAAACGAAGGCAACCGGTTTGGGAACGCAGGCCCGGGATGAAGTTGTGACGGTCGAATTTGTCAAACAGATCCGCGATGCAGGGGTCGAATGTCACGTGTGGACCGTGAACGAAGAAGCCCAGGCCAAGCGTTACGCCGGGCTTGGTTTCGATTCGATTACCACCGACAAGCCAGCCGCAATTCGCCATGCCTTGGCGGAAGGCAAGTAGTTCACCGTCTACGAGGAAGAAGTCGACTTCTGACTGTCTTGCAGATCGAACAGCGGACTTGGTTCCGGTTCGCTGGTTGGAAGTCGAATGGTAAAGGTGCAGCCATTTCCCTGGCCATCGGAATTCAACGCAATCGTTCCTCCATGGAAATCGACAATGCGTTTGACGATGGCCAGGCCGATGCCGGTTCCGTCTGATTCAGGATCGAGTTTGTCGAACAACTGGAAAATGCGTTCCTGGTATTCTAAGGCCACACCAGGACCATTGTCGGCAATATCGATCGTGACAAACTCGTCGTCAGCTTTCCGCGCCGAGATCGTTACACGCGGGTTCTCTTTTCGATTGTGCTTGATGCCGTTGTCGATCAGGTTTTGAAACAACTGACGAATCTGCACCGGGTCGGCATAGATCGTCATCCCTTCGACTTGACTCTGAATGTCCGCCTCCCGCGATTCGATTTCGCCCGCCAACAAGGTGATCGCCTCGCGTACGACATCGTCCAGGGAAATCTCCGTTCGTGATTTCAGGTTTCGGCCAATGCGTGAGAGCTCGAGCAGGTCGTCCAATAGTTGTTTCATGCCATCGGCGGCCGAGCCAATGATCGAAAGGTCTTCGTCAATTGCCGCTTTGTCACCGGACTCGATATCTTCGCTCAGGATCCCGAGGAAACCCTTGATGGTTATCAGAGGCGATTTCAAGTCGTGCGAAACCGTATAGGTGAACTGCTTGAGTTCGGTGTTAGTCGCCTCCAGGTCACGAATCAGCGAGTCGCGAAGCTTTTCGGATTCAATCCGCTCGGTGATGTCGGTCAAGGCGAATACCACGCCGTCGAACTCGCCATTCTCGTCAAACAGCGGAGCACCATTGTTCGAGATGATCGTGTAGGCATCGTCACCAAACTGAACACGATAACGGGCATCGTAAATCGGTTGTAAGGTGCGTTTGATCGTCGCGAAAGGACGATTCTCTGGGGGAAGCGGTCGGCCTGCCATGTCGTAGACTTCCCAGTCGAGTTTCAGCACGTTCTTTCCTAATACTTCGTCACGACCGATACGCAGGGTTTTCTCGAGGGCCGTGTTCATGAAGCGAACATTCGCGTCGGCGTCCAGCACCATGATCGCGGCCACGCTCGTTTCCATCACCTGATCGAGCAAGGCTTTTTCCCAGACCAGTTGCTGTTCGGCTCGCACGCGATCCGAGATGTTGGTCGCGATGCCCATGATTTGGGTCGCATTGCCATCTTTGTCTTTTTGAAACACGACGCGATGGAATTCAAACCAGACCCAGTTTCCATCGGTGTCTGCCAGGCGAAAGTTGTCGCGACGGACGAGCGGCTCGCCATCTTCTTCTTTCCAAACATCCTGGGCGATCTTTAGCCGCGGGAGGTCATCGGGATGGATCACTTCTCCATAGAACTTCGAGCCCAGCTCCTCCACATATTCGCGGGTATAGCCAAGCTGCTTTTGCACGTTGTCGTTAATGAACACGATCGACTGCGTCGTGAGATCGAAAATGTAGATGAGCCCCGGTGTCGCGTTGATCATCTTCTCGGCGAACTCTTTCGCTTCCTGCAACTGCTTTTCGGCAGCCTTCCGTAACGTGGCATCGCGGGCCGCT
Proteins encoded in this window:
- a CDS encoding acyl carrier protein, with the translated sequence MTAAAEPSNPNPRSAEEIRQWVATYLAKHLQVEPAKIRFDEKLMDVGLDSMQFLVLVGELEKWLGCQFVDPWIDDFTIDTLAQFLAEQVAQGKTKINPADRN
- a CDS encoding methyl-accepting chemotaxis protein is translated as MSIGKKILGVSLAGPIACAIIIVLIVVINGSHLDKTVLSEAENMARTQCNAAASNVRLLLESQNDLTSQQLHATIQFSEELLQQKGSLTLQDESVEWTCKNQFTGETQATELPTMTIDGQSLGQVRNLDQHVPFVDEVAKWSGGTCTIFQRLNESGDMLRVATNVVAKDGNRAIGTFIPATNPDGVSNPVVAKLISGEPYYGRAFVVDKWYSTAYHPVKDHDGQVIGALYVGLLQEEAADLPERLQKLHLGESGYVFVVKGTGKDKGTYLVSKGGARDGENILDTVDAEGKPCIREMIDKSLAAEPGEVVLHEYFWQNPGEEHAREKLAALFYYEPWDWVVGISTYKDDFRASAMSARSSLNWMLVYVVVGALVVVCAISIFVAYASKMLVKPLTIVTDSLRDIAQGEGDLTMRIDIQSKDEIGELAKWFNVFMDKLQGIISRVASTASSLSKTSSEMLTTAEELSTGANEAKGRSTSVAAASEEMATTMTNMAQSIHELTDNISSVGHAVEELTSSIGDISKNTETASAVAVNAATLAEESNVKINKLGDAAAAIGQIVGVIEDIAEQTNLLALNATIEASRAGEAGKGFAVVATEVKELAHQTTEAIDDIRKTVNDIQSSSTDAVKSIGAITDVIEQIREASLSIATAVEEQSLTTKQISSNLNQTATSATSISSGVNDSAVASREITENVNGVDEATRRTATGAATTRSYGDSLAQYAHEIDELVGGFKV
- a CDS encoding glycerophosphodiester phosphodiesterase, with the protein product MIVAHRGASFDAPENTLASFQEAWKQKADAIEGDFYLTKDGHIVCMHDKTTKRTTGGAAELKPAEATLEELRALEVGAWKNDKFAGERIPLLEEVLATVPQNGKILVEVKCGPEIVEPLRVGLEKSSLKPEQIVIICFDDEVVKQCREKMPQYKANWLTSYKQNEATGKWSPSVKSVLNTLRETKATGLGTQARDEVVTVEFVKQIRDAGVECHVWTVNEEAQAKRYAGLGFDSITTDKPAAIRHALAEGK
- a CDS encoding PAS domain S-box protein, yielding MNLLRKYFLLGAIPALIAVGLATILDYQITQTLLQEQIDQTLNAKLEAKRQEVRLFMDEHLSLLKALSISPQIADGKIPQIVDYLKIQESVVRPNVEGLFYVELDGTVHATDGSMFDVSDRLYFPDVLDGKQVITRILKSRSSGNDVVLLINPVHALDGTLKGAVSLTIPESNMVSFVHSMEVDRGGFYALVDHENRLIAATEKADFLRNRPLNPGKELVTDSHGIQYLVSLSEIPESSWYLIAAIPEAEVKSIYNRMAWSKVTAVCCGITVAVILALFFSERALRPLQQMIQAIRRYARGDRTARVSEKTRGEYAILADSFNNLADELDAAQRQQEEHLRTIEASEDRFRRLFDGAADAIFLRNLEGTILDANQEACRSLGYERHELIGRTVADIDTKWTRQDANRLWNQLAREGGRYHPLVERVHRRKDGSTFPVEIRLTLIEREGEAYVMSAARDATLRKAAEKQLQEAKEFAEKMINATPGLIYIFDLTTQSIVFINDNVQKQLGYTREYVEELGSKFYGEVIHPDDLPRLKIAQDVWKEEDGEPLVRRDNFRLADTDGNWVWFEFHRVVFQKDKDGNATQIMGIATNISDRVRAEQQLVWEKALLDQVMETSVAAIMVLDADANVRFMNTALEKTLRIGRDEVLGKNVLKLDWEVYDMAGRPLPPENRPFATIKRTLQPIYDARYRVQFGDDAYTIISNNGAPLFDENGEFDGVVFALTDITERIESEKLRDSLIRDLEATNTELKQFTYTVSHDLKSPLITIKGFLGILSEDIESGDKAAIDEDLSIIGSAADGMKQLLDDLLELSRIGRNLKSRTEISLDDVVREAITLLAGEIESREADIQSQVEGMTIYADPVQIRQLFQNLIDNGIKHNRKENPRVTISARKADDEFVTIDIADNGPGVALEYQERIFQLFDKLDPESDGTGIGLAIVKRIVDFHGGTIALNSDGQGNGCTFTIRLPTSEPEPSPLFDLQDSQKSTSSS